One Candidatus Poribacteria bacterium genomic window carries:
- a CDS encoding sulfatase: MNLAYIVIDTLRYDYIGANGNDWIETPNIDRFASEALAFDYTFCASFPTIPYRTDVITGQYGAPIHPWKPLRHERQTLPWTLAGNGYATQLIHDTPHLVNGGHNFDWPFHAWTFVRGAEVDRDWISDTVVWPDNWTRQPLFDSIDDKAAESGMLRSYARANRNRKKPEDWNCARLFNTAAQFLKDNAKRDNFFLWVDCFDPHEPWDAPLEFMKKYDTRPDYDGRVDPRSLGARGNAKLSDEAKQHIKAQYAAKTTWMDHCFGQFLDALESTGLDKNTAVIFTADHGTNVGERGRFGKGQPVRQQEAHVPLFIRLPEGSTGRSNVIVQPQDFFPTILNILGEARPDGIEGHDILTPARNGESGERQLALSGGSIERWENSTENPNLNLFTVFDREWSLEVGTKPENSRLVRLGELDDVANEHPDVVAKLHAAAIDEIERRGTDPALMAWLRSGGEVSFPADAHYWNGYPGPAGYRPYFGKLYTGE, from the coding sequence ATGAATCTCGCTTATATTGTTATTGATACACTCCGCTACGACTATATCGGTGCAAACGGAAACGACTGGATAGAAACACCCAACATCGATCGATTTGCTTCGGAAGCTTTGGCTTTTGACTACACTTTCTGCGCCAGTTTCCCAACGATTCCCTATCGCACTGATGTCATCACTGGGCAATACGGCGCGCCCATCCACCCGTGGAAACCGCTCCGTCACGAACGCCAAACTCTACCGTGGACACTCGCAGGAAACGGCTACGCCACGCAACTCATTCACGATACACCGCATCTCGTCAATGGCGGGCATAACTTTGACTGGCCCTTCCACGCATGGACGTTCGTTCGCGGGGCGGAGGTCGATAGAGACTGGATATCTGATACTGTCGTGTGGCCCGATAACTGGACACGTCAACCTCTCTTTGATTCTATTGATGACAAGGCCGCTGAATCAGGGATGCTCCGCAGCTACGCACGCGCAAACAGAAACCGCAAGAAACCTGAAGATTGGAACTGCGCAAGACTCTTCAACACCGCTGCACAATTCCTTAAAGACAACGCCAAGCGAGACAATTTCTTCCTCTGGGTAGACTGCTTCGATCCACACGAGCCTTGGGACGCGCCGCTTGAGTTCATGAAAAAATACGATACTCGTCCCGATTACGATGGACGCGTCGATCCGCGCAGCCTCGGGGCACGGGGTAATGCGAAACTTTCGGATGAAGCGAAACAACACATCAAAGCGCAATACGCCGCGAAAACGACATGGATGGACCACTGCTTCGGACAATTCCTCGACGCACTTGAATCCACAGGGCTTGACAAGAATACCGCTGTCATCTTTACCGCTGACCACGGCACAAATGTCGGTGAGCGTGGTAGATTTGGTAAAGGGCAACCCGTCCGTCAGCAGGAGGCGCATGTTCCGCTCTTTATTCGACTGCCCGAAGGAAGTACAGGGAGAAGCAACGTCATTGTCCAACCGCAAGACTTCTTCCCAACAATTCTCAATATTTTAGGTGAAGCGCGTCCCGATGGCATTGAAGGACACGACATCTTAACCCCAGCGCGTAATGGGGAATCCGGTGAAAGGCAACTCGCACTCTCAGGTGGCAGTATTGAGCGATGGGAGAACAGCACAGAGAACCCAAATCTCAATCTCTTCACTGTCTTTGATCGTGAGTGGAGTTTAGAGGTCGGGACGAAACCTGAAAATTCAAGACTCGTCCGGCTCGGTGAATTAGACGACGTTGCGAACGAACATCCCGATGTTGTCGCCAAACTGCACGCTGCCGCTATTGATGAAATAGAACGCCGCGGCACCGATCCCGCCCTCATGGCATGGCTTCGGAGTGGCGGTGAGGTCTCTTTCCCTGCTGATGCCCACTACTGGAATGGTTACCCTGGACCCGCAGGCTACCGTCCCTATTTCGGGAAACTCTACACCGGCGAATAA
- a CDS encoding phytanoyl-CoA dioxygenase family protein: MASPSVVPPTLNVELDHQLQQEVNFFLNWGYLVVDNAATPEQIESLRQALDESYERNDKSQFIGELLEEDDRFAFLLDNPPVLKRMEAILGTCVQLHSATARITEPGTPDQHWHRDGPWPVAPNGTPYGSLPAQINCGYYLDEVTDDNGPTVIQPGSHRAPFRPPPTPVELPDEKRVLVSPGQAVMFDGWTWHRGAANNSSQRRRVCLMCYQNAWMKSREPFDGPRVTKLREDGTPQQQLLLGAIPKW; the protein is encoded by the coding sequence ATGGCAAGCCCAAGTGTAGTGCCGCCAACACTCAACGTTGAACTGGATCACCAACTGCAACAAGAGGTCAACTTTTTCCTGAATTGGGGATACCTCGTCGTCGATAACGCCGCGACACCAGAACAGATTGAGTCATTACGTCAGGCACTCGATGAAAGTTACGAACGCAACGACAAAAGCCAATTCATTGGTGAACTCCTTGAGGAAGACGATCGGTTCGCGTTCCTGTTAGACAACCCGCCTGTTCTAAAGCGGATGGAGGCTATATTAGGCACCTGTGTCCAACTCCACAGCGCGACGGCACGCATCACCGAACCCGGAACGCCAGACCAGCATTGGCATCGCGATGGTCCCTGGCCCGTCGCACCGAACGGAACGCCTTACGGAAGTCTCCCCGCACAAATTAACTGCGGGTATTACCTTGACGAGGTTACGGATGATAACGGTCCTACGGTTATCCAACCCGGCAGCCATAGGGCACCCTTCCGTCCACCACCGACGCCTGTCGAATTGCCTGATGAAAAACGGGTGCTTGTCTCTCCCGGTCAAGCGGTTATGTTCGACGGATGGACTTGGCATCGGGGTGCCGCTAACAATTCGTCACAACGTCGACGCGTCTGCCTGATGTGCTACCAAAACGCGTGGATGAAATCGCGTGAACCTTTTGATGGGCCTCGCGTCACAAAACTCCGAGAAGACGGCACACCGCAACAGCAACTCTTACTCGGCGCAATCCCAAAATGGTAA